The genomic stretch GCTCGCCGGGGGCGCGGTGGTCTGGTCGACCGCGCAGGCGGTGCGGGGCGGGCTGTCGGAGGTCTCCACCGAGCTGCCCGGAGTCGGCCGGGGCGGTGGTCCGGTGACCGTCGACGTGGCCGCCGGCTGGCCGGCGCTCGCCGTCGCCGCGGGGGTGCTCGCCGTGCTCGTCGGCCTGCTCGTGGCGCTGCGCGGTCGGAGCTGGCCGGGCATGGGCCGCAGGTACGAGCGGACGGCGCCCGGTGCGCCGCCGGCGCGGCAGGCCCGGCCGGCCACCGACGAGGACCGCCACCAGGCGGCCTGGAAGGCGCTGGACCGGGGCGAGGACCCGACAGTGTGACCCCCCGCGTCGGGGGGCGCTCGCCCGGCCCCCGGCCGGGGCGCCGGATCGCCGCCTCTACAGTGATCTCACCGACTCCCGGTGGTGGGAGTCGTTCCGGTGGCACATCATGAGGGGTTGCGAGGAGGGGTCATGAGCGTCCTCGACGACATCGTGGCGGGCGTTCGTGAGGACGTCGCCGCGCGGCAGGCCGCGGTGCCGCTCCCGGAGGTGCAGGCCGCCGCCCGTGACGCCCGCCCGGCGCTGGACGCCCTCGCGGCCCTGCGCGCCCCCGGGGTCGGGGTGATCGCGGAGGTCAAGCGGAAGAGTCCGTCGAAGGGCGAGCTGGCCGAGATCACCGACCCCGCCGCCCTGGCCGCCCAGTACGCCGCCGGGGGTGCCCGGGTGATCAGCGTGCTCACCGAGGGCCGCCGGTTCGGCGGCTCGCACGCCGACCTCACCG from Modestobacter roseus encodes the following:
- a CDS encoding Trp biosynthesis-associated membrane protein; the protein is MNGPASSASRARRELTVAVLGSALAGGLALSTAGQGWADVTIVREPPLPPVDAVLTGSDAAPLVAACGLLLLAAAVAVIAVRGAARVLVGGLVALAGGAVVWSTAQAVRGGLSEVSTELPGVGRGGGPVTVDVAAGWPALAVAAGVLAVLVGLLVALRGRSWPGMGRRYERTAPGAPPARQARPATDEDRHQAAWKALDRGEDPTV